AAGGGCGTGAACACCGTTCGAAAACTGCTTAATGACGGCACAGTCAGGATCCATTTCTATCACCGTGCCACTGGCAGCCCTCTTCGCGGCGCCCCCGGATCCGCAGAATTCCTACACGACTACGCCATGGCAGAGCAGAGCCGGGTCACGAAGCTCAAAGGGACGCTTGTCGGCCTCATTCGCGACTACACACTTTCGCCGGAGTTCGCGAAGCGGGCGGAAAGCACACAGAAGGAATACCGGCGTATGCTGACCAAGGTGGAGGTCCGGTTCGGCACCATGCCACTGGAAGTGCTCGAAGACCCACGAGTCCGCAGCGACTTTCTCAAATGGCGCGCAGATGTAGCGAGTAGCTCCGGAGAACGTGAGGCCGATAACCGGCTGAGCGTGGTTTCGGCTATGCTCTCGTGGGGCATCGACAATGGCCAGGTGTTCAGCAACCACGTGCTGGGGTTCAAGCGCCTTCACAAGGTCGATCGTTCCGAGAAGCTTTGGCTTCCAGAACACATTGAAGCCTTCATGAAAGTCGCTCCCCTCGAGATGCAACGTGCACTGATCCTGGCACTTCATACCGGTCAGCGGCAGGGCGACCTGCTAAAGCTGGTCTGGACCAATTACCATGAGGGCAAGATCAGCTTGCGGCAGAACAAGGGCGCGCAGCGTGTCATTGTGCCCTGCACCCAGGCTCTGGCGCGCATGCTGGACGGCATGGAGCGATCCGCCTTGGTCATTCTCAACACCAAGACCGGACGACCGTGGAAGGCCCGCTACTTCAAGGGGCAGTGGGAAGAGGCCAGCAAGGCCGCTGGCATCACCGACCTGCACTTCCAC
This sequence is a window from Devosia beringensis. Protein-coding genes within it:
- a CDS encoding tyrosine-type recombinase/integrase, producing the protein MAEQSRVTKLKGTLVGLIRDYTLSPEFAKRAESTQKEYRRMLTKVEVRFGTMPLEVLEDPRVRSDFLKWRADVASSSGEREADNRLSVVSAMLSWGIDNGQVFSNHVLGFKRLHKVDRSEKLWLPEHIEAFMKVAPLEMQRALILALHTGQRQGDLLKLVWTNYHEGKISLRQNKGAQRVIVPCTQALARMLDGMERSALVILNTKTGRPWKARYFKGQWEEASKAAGITDLHFHDLRGTAVTMLAEAGCSVPEIASITGHSLKSVHGIIERYLARTATLATAAMDKFQNASSTNFANQLQTTDRGGSNNIAKSLK